The DNA window CAATGGTCTGGACCTGCATTTTAAGGAGAACTATTCACCCAAAATACTGGGTTCTGGATTTGAACATCCCTACGCTTACAACGGTGATTACATGGTCCACTCCGGGTTCTGTATGGCAGGTGCTGAAGGCTGTGCATCTCCTGTACCAAGACCCGGAACACACATTATAATAGCTCCTGGAACTCATGTGCATCGTATAGCAGGAAACCACCTAATAGTTACTGCTAACGTCATGGAGAACACACCGTTAGATGAAACTCCTGTAGAGCTTAAACAAAAATTGAGAAGCATGAAAGGTATGGTATTCGGTCCCAAATCATCTGCAATAGGTTTCCTGAGTACCAGAGAACTTGAGAAATATAAGAAGTTCGAGGTAACCAACCCCAATACTAACAAAAAGGAATACGTCAACGTCAACACGTTCATTCAGGAAGAGCTTATGGGTTTCAACAAATCCTATGATGTAATCTTCCAGGTAGCAAATAACGAGACAAAAGGTGTGTCCAAGTTCCTCGGAATGATAACCAGTATAGGCAAAGAGTCAGCCAGGAACAGAAATGACGGGTTCCTGAAACGGCACCTGTTGAGGTGAATACATGAAGCTATCCAAGAAACTCATTTTTTTCCTTATCTTTTTAGCAGTCATAGTGGTTGCAATATTCTGGCTCGATATGCTCGGGTCCGAACCTGTGCCTGTCATGGTAGTGGCATTTGGAACATACGCATTCATGTTCATCCTCAAACTCAATGCAGACGGCTACTTCTCATATTACAGTGAAAAGGTAGCTTTCCTTGACGAGGATCCGAAAGAGAAGAAAGACAATGCCAAATCCTACAAACCTCTTAACAACCCTATACCCAGATATTACCAGATCCATAAGGAACCCGCCGACCATCCCAAAGTAAAACACTGGGTTTGGACATACAACGGATACAACAGGGGTTTCCAGACAAAACCCGGCAACAAACTGTTCTTCGGGCCGAAGTCCATGGTTCACATGGCAGGTAACACCCTTATCTTCCTCGGCAGGAAGCGGAGAATCAGCCATAAAGCCTTCTTCGAGTATATCGGCAGGGATAAACAGATTTTCGACCAGGCTGTACTGGGCCAGTACATGAAGATATACGTCCCTGAACCCCTCAAATCCGAAGAATACGATAACATGAAATCCGTTATAAACGGTCACGATTTCAAGGACGACAAGTTCAATGAAGTTATTTACTGGTTAGTGGACATGATACCCCTCAAGAATAAATCATTAGATAATCTCAAGAAAGCCATCAACTCAAAGATCGAGTTTTCAGAGGATGTAACCGGAGGTATGAAGCGTACTGCATTCAATATAGACACCACACTCGGCTACAAGAGGACCGAGTTCAAGCGTTCTGAAAACTATGACGATGATAACAAAGAGGATATCTGATGCATTTTACAGGTACACAGCAGAAAAAGACACCTTCACCGAGACAGAAAGGCAAGAACTGGTACCGCAAATGGTTGTTCCAGCTGCACAAGGAACATCTCATCAGGTATCTGGACGAGAGATGGGAGCCTGAGGAGCACAGCACCATTATCAGCGATTTCTACGAAGATCCATACCTTGGTTACCTGGTGATTACGGATTATTTGTCCAATCTGGAAGACCCGACAAAGAACTTCTGGAAGATGATAAATGTCATCAGAAAACCAGGACAGGATGTAATCCTGATATCCGGTTCAAAGGGTTCAGGCAAGACATACGAGGGTTGGAGGCTGCTTCATGCACTCAGAAAAGAATACAAGGTTTACTGGGTCGGTCCACCTATCAACCTTCCTGAATGGGCGGGATACGTGGCTACACTAGACCATCTACCCCAGAATGCAGTAGGTCTTGTGGACGAATCGGCTATCTTCATGAACTCACGCAGATCCATGAGTAAAGACAATGTTGAATCCACTGAGTTACTTGCAGTAGCCAGACACCAGGGTAGGAAAGTTATCTTTATCACCCAGAACACATCCAGGTCTGACAATTCATTGACAATCTGGGCCGATGTGCATATCATCAAACCCTATACATCATTATACGGTAAGCAGACCGAGAGAGAAATAGTGTTTGACAAGAGGGACCAGTATTTTGAACCAAAAAACAGAGAATGGTCATACGTCAAATCCACTGATCTAAAGTACTGCACATATAAAGGGTATGAACTGGATTTCTATGATGAGAAAATCGGTACTCCGTTCTCGGTGTTTGAAAATGAGGATATGGCGATGCAGTATGCAGAAGCGATGGCAGAACAGGGTTATGGTGCCAAATCGATACAAAAAGTGATGAGAATGAAAGGTATGGATAAAGGTCAGGATTTCTGGCAGGATATTATTGACCAAATCAATCCTGGACAGTAATCAAAGCTTTTTCTTGATTCAGTTTTTCTATTTGGTCATCAATTTCTTTTTTCTTATCTTCCAGTATTTGGATTCTTTTTTTGATATATTCTTCTGACGTCCTAATATATGAACTTATTTTTTCTTCTTTTGGGTTTCGAAGGTTTAGACTTTCTCCATTTTTCATTTTCTCGTGAAGTTTTGGAAATACTTTTTTACCAACTTCACCTAAAACGTAATAGTTCTTGCAATTGTTTCTAGGTGTAATGTATTTTTTTCTGATAAGGTAGCCATAGTTTGCCATCTTGTTGAGGGTTTTTACGAGGGAGTTTTTACTAACATCTAACCGTTTGTGAAGTGTATTTAAATCAGCCTTATCAGCAAAAGGGTCTTTTTTCCTTTCTTCTTCTATTTTTATCACTTCACCTAGTATCCGATATTTAAGAGCGTTGTGGATATGGTAAGCCATTTTATCCTCCCATACAAACTAAATAAATTAATTGTTTTGTATGATAACATATATATTATCATGCATGATGTTTTTTATAAGTTATCCTTAAAAGACCGTTATTGCCATTCATCAAATAACTTCTCGCTGCCATCACCAAAAATGAATTTAACTGATATGTCTTCTTTACCAGGACCACCTTTGGCAATTTCATCAGAAATAATTAAAAAATGGTTAATGCCTTCAGGGACATTTATGTTCTCATTAGTAAATTCTCTTTCATTTATTTTTATATTGTTATATCCTACTGGACCATCTTCATTTACAAGGTATAATTCAATATTATCTATAGTCACTTCACCCTCATTAACACTAAAACTAAAGTTAAAATTAGCTCCATTTTTATTTACAGAATCATCAACATATTTCACACGTTCCGATGCATTCACTGTACCGTCACCGTTACCATTACCATTTCCGTTTCCATCTCCTCCATCGTCACCATCACCAGAACCATCACCGGTTCCTACCTTTGAACTCGTCAGAACACCATTTTCAATAACGGTACTGGATTTAGTGTGGATAAGAGTAAATTCGATGTCTTTATCATAAGTCACTTCCTGACCGAATTCTTCAGAAATATCCACCGAAATGGTATCAGCAATCTGCCACGTATCTTTATTATGGAAATCATCTTTGATTTCATTACCTGTATAAGATTTCCTTGTGTCATTGACCTCAACTATCAGTTTCAGGTCCTCTGTACTAAGCTTCTCCCCACCTTCATGCCTTATGTGGATTTTATCCGTATAATTGTTGGGCCACCCATCGACATCGATATGAGGTTCTTCAACAGGGTCAAGCATAGAAAAAACAGATACAGCTATGATAGCAAATATTAGGACAGCAATACCTGTCATCAGGATTTCGCCGATAATACTAGAGACTGCTTCATCATCGGATACAAGGTCAGATAAGCTGCGCATTTGTTGATGGTTTAATCCATCCAACTATAAATATTTAATTAAAGTCAGACATCAGGCAGACCTGTAAAAGCTACTTCTGCAGCTTTAAGCATTATAATAATCAGTATCAACAGAGGCACCATATACTGTATGGTCATGGTTCTGTCATAGAACATCAGCATAACTGCAGCCGGTATCAGCACAAACCATATTGAAGATATGGTCTGGAATAGAGTCCAGAGCGGTAAGCCGAACCATCCTAAACCAGACAGTATCACCTCTTTGTTCAGCAGCATCATTACAAAGTGGCTGAAACCGAGTACAGATATGATTATTAATGGTAATCTGTACCGGCTTATCATATCAGATACCTCCGAATATACTGAATTTCAGGCTTTCCATACCTGTATCTCTGTTTATTATACGGTCTTTGAGCCGGTTGGATACTTCTACACGTTCTCTGAATCCGAGCTCTCCATCTTCTGTTCTCTCAAGCACAAACTCGATATCATCAGTAGTGACCTGTGCTTTCACATCCACTTCACCGTTATGTGATTCAACAAAACCCTGGTTCTTGACCAGATAGAACTTCTCATCTGTATCGACTACCCTTATAGAAGCTGCCTTAACATCGTGTTCGTCCATGAAATCGCTAATCTTGTCGATGTTCTCTCTATTTCCTACTCTATCTTCTACTTCTTCAAGGGTTTCTCCATCTTCATCCAATTCGGATTCACTCCTGTTGACTCTATCCTTATCTCTGTCAGTGGACCTGTTGAACTGTGGATCTCCCTGAGGGCTTGAATTGTTTACAGCTTCACCGAACATATTCTCAGCTCTTTCAGCCACACCGCCTACAAAATCTTCCACTCCTCCAAAGAAACCGGCACTGATTGACTCCTGATCTGCAACAGATATAGGACTTGCAGCAAACGATATTATCAGTAACATTGCCAGAGTTTGTTTCAATCTATTATCCATATATATCACCTCACATATCTTACAAGGAGCAGCAAAATCCCGACTGCAATCATCAGGTTCCAGTAGGGATTCCACATATTATATACTCCGAAACTCCTGAGTCCTTCCTGCAGGAATCCACCGGCCACCCATGTAGCAATCATAGCAAATACTACCTTCTGGACACCGGTACCGGCAGGGATAAGACTCATCTCTCACCCCTCCTTGCAAGTAAAACAACGATTACAAGACCGGCCAGAGCAAATACTGCTTCAAATCCTGGTATCTGGAGTACTGGCCTCGGCCTACTATCGCCTTCTGAATCAGTACCAGAGTCACCGGATTTTTCCTCGGACTCTACTACCTTCTTTGTCTCATCGATGGTTACCTTGTATTTTGCAGTCGAGGTTGCTCCCTGATCATCCGTGACATCTAGTTCTACGACATAGGTCCCGGAGTTCATGTTGCTCGTCTCCATCTGGTACTGGTCACCTGTACTCACGGGTTCACCGTTCAGGAACCATTCCTGTTTGGTAATCTGACCGTCAGGATCCGAGGATTCTGAAGTGAACACTATATTTGTCTCAGATGTTTGTGATGCGGAAATCTGAGCAGATGGTGCAGTGTTTGAAGGTTCTGTATCCCCTCCGTCATCACCACCGTCATCGTCTCCTCCACCATCAGATGTACTCTCCTCAAGCGAGGCTGTGACGGCATTAGTTTCTCCAGCTGTCACGCTGAATGTACCTGTCTCAGTTTCGTAATCATTGGCAGAAACCGTGTAACTGTGGCTACCCTCATACAGTTCCATGGTCAGTACACCGTAGCTGTATGAGGATGTCTGGCCTTTATAGTCTCCATCCACGTATACAGCTGCACCTACCGGGTCAGTGTAGAACTCGACAGTACCTGTTGAAGGTGAAGTGGTACCTCCAGTATCACCTGTACCACCACCTGTTGTACCCCCATCATCGCTTGTGGTAGATGATGTCTGGTCTGCGATGAATGCCACCTCATGTATCTTGACGGATTTCTCTGATGATGAGTGCTTGATGGTAACTTCTACCTGACCGTCTCCATCATCAACGTGTTCGAGATTTAATCCTGTATTTACCACCACGTTTTGATAATCATTGTAGAAGGCATCAGGGTCTGACAATGTAACTGTTTGTGACGATCCGCCTATATCCACATTGACAGTAACATCGCTACCTTCCGGAGTATAGCCTATTGCCACCCTGAAGTTCTCATTTTTCATCGAGGTGTCGAAACTGTTGCTGTTCTCGTACGTTACTGTACCTCTCACACTATTCTGGAACCTACCGTATTCATCCGAAGGTGAGTCCATCTGGTAGGGGTTCTCAGGTGCATACATGTAGCCTGTTACTTCCGGGTATTTCACGACTGCATTATCACTACTTGGCAGATATGTCTGCTCTGAGATGCAGCCGAAGGTGGTGAAAGAAATAAGCACCACCAACATTATTGCTGTCCATTTTTTGAATTTAGATCCTAATTTCATTTATATCAACTCCAGAAGGTAATAGCATCAGCTGCTGACTGCAACATATCCTGTACTGTCAATATCGACCATATTACAACAGTTGCGATTATCAGTGCTGCAATCAGTATCGGGTTCTGTATGAGATACTCTATGAGTCCGGAATACCACACTACAAATCCGATTAACAGTATACCTGCAAGGATTCCTATGTAGTACCAGAGCCATCCCCACTCTTCATCATCAGAACCGGGTCTGTCTTCTGCGAACTTGATGGTTACTTCTTCCATACCACCGGGTTCTACAGTCACAAGATAGGGTTCTTCCTGGGTGTACTGCGACTTATAGCCTGATGTATCATTGCTGTATACAGCATACTCAATATCACCCATGACCTCTACTTCTGCAGAACCTGTGCCTTTTCTCGCATCAGATCCATATCCTACATAGATGGGTGCGTTCTCGAACTCTTCACCCGTGGATTCGTAGACTGCATTTATCTTGAGTGTGCCTTTCTGGGCGGTGTCACTGCTCTTTACTACCAGTTCAAAGGTCTGCGTGTCAGTAGTACCGAACTGACCCGACACACCACCGTCTGCCTGGACTTTGACATCAAAACTCTCTTCACCGTAATCCGTGATATCATCAGCAACATCAGCGGTGAACATGAAGCTCTCAGATTCACCGGACGGGATGTAGCGCTTCTGGTCTCCTATTGTTCCGATGTTCTTCAGTGCATCAGATACAGCTGTAAGCTCCACATCTCCACCGGTACCCTTGTTATCAACAGTTACCTTGAAGTTGACAGATTCACCCTCTACAGTTGTCACAGAATCGAGTTTGTTTATATCGGGTGAAGGAGCAGCCTTTTCTTCTACGATGGTATCTGCAAGTTCTTCAGGTATGTATGCAGTAACAGATGTGGAGAACGTTCCTTTACTGTAATATACCTCTATACCCTGAGGGTTAGAACTGAAACTCTCCACTCCTCTAATATCATATCCTGATACAGATTGTGAAGGTATCTCGCTTCTTAACCCGTTGTTCCTCATCCAATCATATGCATCCTGCCAGTTCCAGATGTCAGGGTCTTCCTGGGTAGGATCGAGGTTATCATACCCTGTCTTTGCAAACTCCCTCTCTTCTTCCAGTGTCTCTTTGAGCGTGATGTAGTTCACGAGATCATACGATGAATCCGAGTTTGCATCTGTACCATCGGAAACTATTGCCAGTTCACCTTTGGGTGTAAGCACTCCCTTCATTTCGAGATTGTTTAGAGTGATGTATATGGTGTGGTCTCTACCATCAGGGCCCTCTGCTTCCATAGTAAGTGTTCCAGATTCTGTGTCATCTGTTGCAAAGTTTGTCACTGTGCCAGATGCCACCTCTTCACCGTCTGCTTCAATTACAGCTTCATAACCTGCATGGATGGTCTGGTCTACACCGGATACCCTCCAGTACTTGGCATCTTCTGTCCTCAAATCCTTGAAGGTACCCCAGAGGTTCTTGTTCCAGTAAGCGTACTGCAGCTTATTGGATGGTTCGTAGCAGTTAGCATCCCAGTAGGGTTGAGTGGGTCTGAAATACAATCTAAGGGAGTTCTGTGCCTGTGTATCACCATCTTTTAGCTGTTCTTCATCAACTTCCAGTACATACTCTTCACCGGTACCGTCTACAGTTGTGGATATCCGCCAGTAATTGTTGTCTATGTTGCCGGGGTTATCTTCTGTATAATCTACACTTCTTACAGGCATGGGTTCACTGATACCGGTGGTGGAGAGGTCCAGACAGCCAGAGAGTGAAACCGCTGCTGCGAGTAAGATTATAAGTGTGATTATTGATTTTGCATTGATCATATGATCTTCACCCCGAACTTTTCCAGGATTGCAAATAGTATCCCTGAAATCATGAACTCGTCCATGTTCGTGACAGGGAAGAAATCCGGCAGCAGCAGGTATACAAAAGCAAGAACTGCTATAAGCACCAGTCCTATGTTTATTATCTGGTTCATCATGTCTGAGCCTCCATTTTATCCTCCTAACCAGGAGTTGTTCATGTTGAATGTCTGGTGCAGTGCCACTGATGCTGCAAATCCCCAGTACCGGTAAACCAGGTAGAACACCGTGAATGCGATGTATGCGAATCCGAGAGAGATTGCTAAGTTTGTAACCGGGTCACCACCTGTTTTCTGGATCTGCAGCTGAGTCTGTGTCCAGTAAACGGAAACATGGGAGAGTGCAGCGACTACACCTGCAGGAACGTATTCTATTATCTTTGATACAACTCCGGATCCTCCCAGATTGAAGGCAAACAGTGCCGGTGCCACCATCACCAATGCAAGGTTCTCCATGGCTGCAATCACGAAATTGAGTATGAAGCTACCTGCTCCGGTATACTGTGTCTGGAGTTCAGGAAACCCGAACCCCACAAGTGCGTATCTGGTGAGAAAGAATAACAGGAATGTACCTATCCAGAACACTATGAACCAGAAAGCATAGTTCCTGACCAGTTTGTAGGCCTTGGGCATGGGTGGCAGCTGTCTGCCTGTTAATCTGGTCTTGTACAGGAGCACTACAAGGAACAAAAGTGTCATCGGCAGGTAGAAGTCGATGGTGTTGGTCAGGGTGTCGGCTATATTAGGAAACAAAAAATCTGCATTTGTCCTTAGCAGCTGAACTACAGCTGCAAAAAGTCCCAGTGCAGATATACCCTTTATCCTATCATCGACTCTCGACACTTTGGTCGCCATTCAACAACACCCCTGTAAAAGAAAAAAGAAGGAGGAGTAAATATGGATAGAGGGATTATGTATCCCATCCATCACTACCGGAATCAGTTGCATTCAAAGTAAATGCAGGTTCCTGACTGAATGGTATCTCGAGGTTGCGACCGGCATCTACAAGCTGCATACCATAGAAGTGTGCTTCATTTGTACCGCTGCCTGGATGTGTGTATGTAATCTTAATCTCGAGTGGATCTTTGTTGCTGTCAGAGGTCCTCTTGACATCCGGCAGTTCTCCAATCCAATACATATCGTTGGCAGAGTTTTGCGCGGAAGGTGCACTCTCATATATCGGGTCTGAAGTGTCGAGGTTGTCGACCTTCTGGAAGCTTGTGAAGTCCTGTGAGGTACCGTCTTCCTTGGAAACAGTGATTGTGTCGATGTTGCCTTTCAGGTCTTCAGGAAGCTCTACATACAGACCCATCCTATCTCCGATGCGGTAGTTGTTCTGTGGCTGTGCATCGAAAGTGATGGTTTTGTCTGTGGTGTATGAGGTCTCAGTCTCGGTGTATCCTGAAACATTGGACCCTGCAAAGTTTACAGTCTGCATTGAAGAGTATTCATAGATCTGGAACCTGTTAGGTGTGACAGTGAACTCACCGAGGTTCTCGTTGTAGTTATCAACTGAGAATGATTCCTTGATTACCTCGAATTCGCCTGAAGCAGGGGTTTCACTGTTGTATCCAAACAGTAAGAACCTCTGTCCTACCTGTGCGTTCATACTTGCTCTCTCGATGGCTCCGTCAGTTGTAGATGATGCTGTAGGTGTACCTCCTCCGGGAGCCTTGAGTTGTGAAACGCCGTCATCGATTACAGTCTGCAGTATTTCGTATTTGTCTTTGTCCGCATACTCGCTGTAATCAAGTATGTAGAAATCGTAGCTTGTATCTGTGAAATCAGTACCGTCTCCCTGACTAATCATCAGTTTGATATCGCCTGAGTATGTTTGTGCTGCTTCTGCTTCGGGTGCAGTGATGCCTCCGCCATCATCGGTGTCTACCAGACCACCGATACTTATCCATCCAAAACCGATACCTATAAGCACGAAAGATACAATCAGTACCACTCCATTCTTGGGCACTCTGCCGCTTAAGATGTTTAGCAACGGGATTTTTCGAAGCATCCCGAAATAGTCAAGTACATACATTATACCTGCAATTGCAAGTATTAAGTTGAAAGATAGCCATGTAATGCCTAACATTTTTTTAACCTCCGATTGGTTTATTACCTATTGTATCGGAGGTCTGACTTTGAAATATTTATAATAATGTATTCGCCTTTTTTAAAAGCCGGTGCAGAATACCTCAATCTGGTGCGAATTAGCCTAATCTGGTGCAAAATACTCTGAATTGGTGCAGGTTTAGAATTATCTTGAGCTATTAATGTTTCAAAGTTTAATTCAGGACCATGTGATAAATCGGTAAAAAAAGAGAAAAATAAATTGATGGTTAATGTACAAAGTCTGCTTCATACCAGTTATTTGTATCCCAGTTACCAACAATAATATCTTTTATACCATCATTATTAAAATCGATTACTTCTATTGAATATGTACGTTTTTTATTACTGTGCATTTTATGAGCAGTAAATGTATTATTACCATTGTTTTCGTAAAAATAATTAGAATCATTATTGACACCAGTAATAACATCTAAATGACCGTCATTATTTATATCGTTTACTTTTAATGAACGAGTATATTCAGATTTACTATGTATCTCATGCTCATGAAATGTATCATCACCACTGTTTTCGTACCAACAGTTTTTATATCCTGAATTACCTATAAGAATATCTATACGATTATCACCATTCATATCAGCTACATCTACGGATTTAGTCCAATCTGGATTGGTATGTATCTCATGAGCAGTAAATTTTGTATTATCACCACTGTTTTCGTACCAATAGTTTTCATTTCCATTTCCAGCAATATAATCTAAATAACCGTCATTATTCAAATCGGCTAATTCTATTGCGTATGTATTTTTTGCATTGTTATGTATCTCATGAGCGGTGAAAGTACCATCACTATTATTTTCATACCAATAATTTTTATATTCAAAAGCATTACCAACGATAATATCTGGATGACCGTCCTTATTCATATCGGCTACTTTTATGGCTTGTGTATCTTTTTCATGGCTATGTATATCGTGAGGAGTAAAAGTACCATCACCATTGTTTTCATACCAACTGTTTACACCACCAGTGCCACAAATAATATCTAAATAACCGTCATTATTCAAATCATATATGGCTATTGAGTTAGCCCATTCTGAATTAATATTAATCTCATGAGCAGTAAAAGTACCATCACTATTATTTTCATACCAGCAATCTATTTGACCATTGTTACCTGCAATAACATCTAAATGACCGTCGTTATTCATATCGGCTACTTTCATTGATTTTGTATCATTATTATAGCTATGTATTTCATGAGCATTTGTAAAAATCAATGTCTTTTCAGACCAACCTCCACCTCCAGATTTCTCTTCAAGATTTACTGTTTGCTGGTCCTTAATATCCGTAGTAACTTCTGGACCTGGTGATTCGTTATCTACTGTATCACTTACAGATCCAACCGATACCCAACCCATACCAACAGCAACCAGTACAATAGCACCCATGAGAAATACGGGATTTCTGGGCATCTTACCGCTTAGAGTATTGACCAATGGAATAGTTCTCAAAAATCCAAAATAGTCCAGTACATAGAATATACCTGCAATTGCAAGTATTACGTTGAATGATAACCATGTGATTCCTAACATTTTATTTGACCTCCGGATAGTCGTTTAAATCTTTATGTTGGAGGTCGAACTCTGAAATATTTATAATAATGTATTCGCCTTTTTTAAAAGCCGGTGCAGAACAACCCAATCTGGTGCAAATAAGCCTAATCTGGTGCAAAATACCCTGAGTTGGTGCGGTTGCTATGCTTCGACTAAATATTTTTATAATTTAAAAATTATACTACTTTAGGTAAGATTTTATTGGGATAATCATGGGCAAATATAACAGTTCATTACTAAGAGAAGATGACAAAGGGGTTTCACCTGTTATTGGTGTTATTCTGATGGTGGCAATCACAGTTATATTGGCAGCAGTTATCGGGTCAATAGTATATGATACTGATACCAAATATTTAGAAAAACCATCACAGGCTGCATTTGAAACATCGACTGTTAATGGGATTCATAGAGATACAGAAGAAATGACTGTACCTGTTATAAAGATAAATAAGGTCGCAGGAGATACCCTGTCACAGGAATATGAAGAAGGAGTTCACAGTGGTATTAAGCTGAATAAAGTATATCTTTTTGACCCTGATGGTAATAAGTATGAAGTAAACAATTCAGATACTATGGAAGGTTCAATTATTGAAACCGGTGAATCATTCTATATATTCCATTTTGAACATGATGATGGAAATTACTGGATGACAAATAATAAAAAAAGAGTTAAAAAAGCAGATTGGGAATTTGAAGGTCAACCTAGAGGAAGCGGTGTTGAACCATTTAAATCAGGAAAATGGCGTTTGTTGATTGTTGATGATAAGAGAGACTTGATACTTGTAGATACAAAAATAGAACTTTAACCTGAAACTTTGTTAGATGAACTTGAATTTTAGATTTCATAATAAAGTTAGACATTTTTTCATATTTTGTCTAATTTAATGTCTCCATATTCCTGAAAGATCCACAAAATCAGCTGTTTATTCATCACTAAATTAGACATCAGAAAACCTATTTAAGACTGGTTAACACAGACGGTAATATAATAAATTTCAGAGGTTTTGGTCTAAAACCAAAAAGAAGCTCTTTTTCTTAAATAGATTTAGAATCAGATACTTTATTAAGACAAAGATTTCTGCAGAGCCAAAATCGATACTGTAATAAAAAGGAAATTTATGAACCCTGT is part of the Methanohalobium evestigatum Z-7303 genome and encodes:
- a CDS encoding zonular occludens toxin domain-containing protein — encoded protein: MHFTGTQQKKTPSPRQKGKNWYRKWLFQLHKEHLIRYLDERWEPEEHSTIISDFYEDPYLGYLVITDYLSNLEDPTKNFWKMINVIRKPGQDVILISGSKGSGKTYEGWRLLHALRKEYKVYWVGPPINLPEWAGYVATLDHLPQNAVGLVDESAIFMNSRRSMSKDNVESTELLAVARHQGRKVIFITQNTSRSDNSLTIWADVHIIKPYTSLYGKQTEREIVFDKRDQYFEPKNREWSYVKSTDLKYCTYKGYELDFYDEKIGTPFSVFENEDMAMQYAEAMAEQGYGAKSIQKVMRMKGMDKGQDFWQDIIDQINPGQ
- a CDS encoding type IV pilin N-terminal domain-containing protein, coding for MRSLSDLVSDDEAVSSIIGEILMTGIAVLIFAIIAVSVFSMLDPVEEPHIDVDGWPNNYTDKIHIRHEGGEKLSTEDLKLIVEVNDTRKSYTGNEIKDDFHNKDTWQIADTISVDISEEFGQEVTYDKDIEFTLIHTKSSTVIENGVLTSSKVGTGDGSGDGDDGGDGNGNGNGNGDGTVNASERVKYVDDSVNKNGANFNFSFSVNEGEVTIDNIELYLVNEDGPVGYNNIKINEREFTNENINVPEGINHFLIISDEIAKGGPGKEDISVKFIFGDGSEKLFDEWQ
- a CDS encoding PEGA domain-containing protein — protein: MKLGSKFKKWTAIMLVVLISFTTFGCISEQTYLPSSDNAVVKYPEVTGYMYAPENPYQMDSPSDEYGRFQNSVRGTVTYENSNSFDTSMKNENFRVAIGYTPEGSDVTVNVDIGGSSQTVTLSDPDAFYNDYQNVVVNTGLNLEHVDDGDGQVEVTIKHSSSEKSVKIHEVAFIADQTSSTTSDDGGTTGGGTGDTGGTTSPSTGTVEFYTDPVGAAVYVDGDYKGQTSSYSYGVLTMELYEGSHSYTVSANDYETETGTFSVTAGETNAVTASLEESTSDGGGDDDGGDDGGDTEPSNTAPSAQISASQTSETNIVFTSESSDPDGQITKQEWFLNGEPVSTGDQYQMETSNMNSGTYVVELDVTDDQGATSTAKYKVTIDETKKVVESEEKSGDSGTDSEGDSRPRPVLQIPGFEAVFALAGLVIVVLLARRGER
- a CDS encoding FG-GAP repeat domain-containing protein, which gives rise to MLGITWLSFNVILAIAGIFYVLDYFGFLRTIPLVNTLSGKMPRNPVFLMGAIVLVAVGMGWVSVGSVSDTVDNESPGPEVTTDIKDQQTVNLEEKSGGGGWSEKTLIFTNAHEIHSYNNDTKSMKVADMNNDGHLDVIAGNNGQIDCWYENNSDGTFTAHEININSEWANSIAIYDLNNDGYLDIICGTGGVNSWYENNGDGTFTPHDIHSHEKDTQAIKVADMNKDGHPDIIVGNAFEYKNYWYENNSDGTFTAHEIHNNAKNTYAIELADLNNDGYLDYIAGNGNENYWYENSGDNTKFTAHEIHTNPDWTKSVDVADMNGDNRIDILIGNSGYKNCWYENSGDDTFHEHEIHSKSEYTRSLKVNDINNDGHLDVITGVNNDSNYFYENNGNNTFTAHKMHSNKKRTYSIEVIDFNNDGIKDIIVGNWDTNNWYEADFVH
- a CDS encoding type IV pilin, producing the protein MGKYNSSLLREDDKGVSPVIGVILMVAITVILAAVIGSIVYDTDTKYLEKPSQAAFETSTVNGIHRDTEEMTVPVIKINKVAGDTLSQEYEEGVHSGIKLNKVYLFDPDGNKYEVNNSDTMEGSIIETGESFYIFHFEHDDGNYWMTNNKKRVKKADWEFEGQPRGSGVEPFKSGKWRLLIVDDKRDLILVDTKIEL